From a single Fusarium fujikuroi IMI 58289 draft genome, chromosome FFUJ_chr03 genomic region:
- a CDS encoding probable Nucleolar protein 9, translated as MPKPRTRRGAGREEKKRKRIEEAEQPYETYESENKRQRTYEDNDNTDGLDYQDGQDPQQNGLGEKEFFGMLAEEEQEYFRRADELLELNQFPSTEDRDIFLENVWKEAEGKELKLASSQSCSRLMERLIQLSNTAQKKRLFEAFGGHFLSLVQHRFASHCCEALFLRSAGVVSQELSGYVLDTKGADVDMQKPEASMENLFLATLDELEGALSYLITDRFASHTLRVLLLVLAGRPLEDASVRSLVKSKKKEKISVAGGSATDEANQGLRAVPESFSMAAKKIIQDSTAGMDATALRVLARHPIGNPTLQLLLELDLTLNKTEQKAESEQPTLLFQLLPGAPKSLSDGASEASEFINGMIYDQIGSRLIETLITHCPGKVFKALNQNIFLPRIEGYVRNDVSCYAAIRVLNRLSKDDLVQAVEKITPNVPQLVAKSRLNVLKTLFERCNARGANDEIKKLNKGLKEGCGNTPADLVIFLCGLKDEEKKKKDVQQLSKNEYAIQSHGAQLLTTLLSIPGPTKGVQESLLALEPQTLVRLATTSMPTVTVLTTALATSSSNPAFHKSIASAILPHTHELAISQFGHNLINAIVEVPSKGKERSIPFHMKEAFMARLGDHEAELRDSWMGRSVWRNWKGDMWKTRRGDWKLWMREVDANVPSSLPQRGSKVAEREKPPVKTVPEIVEDHHDQDPAAEVHITEDKMKMDVDDVVEAAVNSEEEESKKNKKDKTKKSKKEKKEKKDKKKKKKKDKSVEAKTDEETEE; from the coding sequence ATGCCCAAGCCTAGAACAAGACGTGGCGCTGGccgcgaggagaagaagcgaaagaggatcgaagaagctgaacaACCATACGAGACCTACGAGAGCGAGAACAAGCGACAGCGCACTTACGAAGACAACGATAACACCGATGGTCTCGACTACCAAGATGGCCAGGATCCTCAGCAGAATGGCCTTGGCGAGAAGGAGTTCTTCGGAATGcttgcagaagaagagcaagaataCTTCCGTCGTGCGGACGAATTGCTAGAGCTCAATCAGTTTCCATCAACCGAGGATCGCGACATCTTCCTGGAAAACGTCTGGAAGGAGGCGGAGGGCAAGGAGCTCAAACTAGCCAGTAGTCAGTCCTGTTCGCGATTGATGGAGCGTCTCATACAGCTATCGAACACGGCGCAAAAGAAGCGTTTGTTTGAAGCTTTCGGTGGGCACTTCCTCTCGTTGGTACAGCACCGATTCGCGAGCCATTGTTGCGAGGCGCTCTTCTTGCGATCTGCTGGTGTGGTATCACAAGAGCTTTCTGGATATGTGCTTGATACCAAGGGCGCCGATGTTGACATGCAAAAACCCGAGGCATCCATGGAGAATCTTTTTCTGGCTACGCTCGACGAGCTCGAAGGCGCTCTATCATACCTCATCACCGATCGATTCGCATCACACACTCTGCGCGTGCTATTACTGGTCTTGGCAGGCCGACCCTTGGAGGATGCATCGGTGCGAAGTCTcgtcaagagcaagaagaaggagaaaataTCAGTCGCGGGAGGTTCAGCAACAGATGAGGCGAACCAAGGGTTGAGGGCGGTACCCGAATCGTTTTCAATGGCAGCAAAAAAGATCATCCAAGACTCAACGGCAGGGATGGATGCTACCGCCTTGCGAGTGCTTGCCAGACATCCCATCGGAAACCCTAcgcttcagcttctccttgagcttgacctGACACTCAACAAGACTGAGCAAAAGGCCGAGTCTGAACAGCCGACTCTACTATTCCAGCTGCTACCCGGTGCTCCAAAGTCTTTGAGCGACGGCGCATCAGAAGCATCAGAATTCATCAACGGCATGATCTATGACCAGATCGGTTCACGACTTATCGAGACACTCATAACACACTGCCCTGGCAAAGTGTTCAAAGCTCTGAACCAGAACATCTTTCTCCCCAGAATAGAGGGTTACGTCCGAAATGATGTGTCGTGCTACGCCGCTATACGAGTCCTGAACCGCCTCAGCAAAGATGACCTGGTGCAGGCCGTTGAGAAGATTACACCAAATGTGCCTCAACTGGTCGCAAAGTCCAGGCTCAATGTTCTCAAGACACTATTTGAGAGATGCAATGCCCGTGGCGCCAACGACGAGATTAAGAAACTCAACAAGGGGCTTAAGGAGGGATGTGGAAATACCCCGGCTGACCTGGTTATTTTCCTGTGTGGTTTgaaagacgaagagaagaagaagaaagatgtcCAGCAACTTTCTAAAAACGAGTACGCGATCCAGTCCCATGGTGCTCAACTCCTGACTactcttctttccattccGGGACCGACAAAGGGTGTGCAAGAGTCATTACTTGCCCTCGAGCCACAAACTCTGGTCCGCCTTGCCACTACCTCCATGCCTACCGTTACTGTCCTTACCACCGCCCTTGCtacatcttcttcaaaccCGGCCTTCCACAAGTCTATCGCCAGTGCCATACTGCCTCATACTCACGAACTGGCCATATCCCAGTTCGGTCATAACCTCATCAATGCTATCGTTGAGGTTCCTAGCAAAGGCAAGGAGCGAAGTATTCCCTTCCATATGAAGGAAGCCTTTATGGCACGCTTGGGCGATCATGAGGCGGAGTTGCGCGACAGCTGGATGGGTAGAAGTGTCTGGCGCAACTGGAAGGGTGATATGTGGAAGACCCGCCGCGGAGACTGGAAGTTGTGGATGAGAGAGGTGGACGCCAACGTTCCATCAAGTCTGCCACAGCGCGGATCAAAGGTTGCAGAAAGGGAGAAGCCACCTGTCAAGACGGTTCCAGAAATCGTGGAAGACCACCATGACCAAGACCCTGCCGCTGAAGTGCACATTACTgaggacaagatgaagatggatgtAGATGATGTCGTGGAAGCAGCAGTTAAtagtgaggaagaggagagcaagaaaaacaagaaagataagacaaagaagagtaagaaggaaaagaaggaaaagaaagacaagaagaagaagaagaagaaggacaaatCTGTTGAAGCCAAGACAGATGAGGAGACTGAGGAGTAA